Below is a genomic region from Campylobacter concisus ATCC 51562.
ATAGCTCAGGGGTAGAGCACAACCTTGCCAAGGTTGGGGTCGCGAGTTCGAATCTCGTTTCCCGCTCCATCTTTTTTATGCTCATTTTTTTATTTTCCACAAAACTTTTTGCAAATGAAGTCAACATCTATCCGATGTATTGCGTTCTAAATGATCAAATTTCACTTAGTACTTTTGGCTTTGAAGGCGAAGACAATGAAATTTTAAACCTAGAGGGCAAAAGAGCAGCCAAGATAGATAGCAAAAAACTCTATGAAATTCTAACAGCAAATTTTAAAACATATAAAGACAAAAGTGGTGGAAGCGTTGCTTTTGTAAAAAACTGCTCTATTATGGATGAGATTCAAATGCAATTTTTAAGATCAATTAGCGATGAATATCCTGGTATCAGCATAAGCGATCTTAGCATCAGTCCACAAAATAAACTTCCAGCAAATTTCAAAGAGCTCGTCCTAAAAAATATCTTTTTAGGTGATCAAAATAGTCAAAAAGGTACATTTAGAGCATCATTTGAGGATGTTGATCTGAGTCTAAAAAGTATCTATTTTAAATTTAGCTTTAACGCTAAGATGCCAGCCTTTATAGCAATAAATTCAATGAATACAAACCATATTTTAAGCCTGCTTGACTATCAGCCAACGATGATTGAGTTTGGCAAATGGCCAAAAGATGCACTTTCTAGCTCAAATAGCTTGGCTCTTATAACAAAAGTGCAGATAAAAAGCGGTGAAATTTTAACCAAGCGTCAGTTTAATGCTATAAGTTTAGTCAAAAAAGGTCAAATGCTAAATGCAGTTTTGAGCGAGGATGGCGTTAAGATAATAGCTGAAGTAAAGGCACTTGAGGATGGAAATTTAGGTGATATGATAAAGATAAGAACAAAAGATAATAAAATTTTACAGGCCACAGTTTCAGGTAAAGACGAGGCAGTGATAAGATGAAAAAGATAGTATTTGCAGCCACTGGAGCAAGCGGGGCTGGACTCTTTTTAAAGCTTGTCAAGGCTGCCAAAGATAGTTGCGAGGCGCACGTCATAGTTAGTAAAAATGCCTTGAAAGTCTTGGAGGCTGAAGAAAATTTGAAGCTAAATTTAAATGATCTTGGCGTAAAAATTTATGATGATCAAGACCTTAGCGCAGGCCCAGCTTCTGGCTCATTTGGTACGGATGCGATGATCATAGCGCCCTGCTCTACTAATACTTTGGCTAAAATCGCAAATGGCATAAGCGACACGCTCATTACAAGAACTGCAAGTGTCGCGCTAAAGGAAAGGCAAAGGCTAGTTTTGGGAGTTAGAGAGATGCCGTTTTCCACGATCACACTCTCTCAGATGCAGCTTCTATCATCTCTTGGAGCTATCATCGCTCCGCCAGTCTTAGGCTACTACGCAGGTATAAAGAGCCTTCATGATATGGAGAATTTCATCATCGGCAAGTGGCTTGATGCCTTAAAAATCGAAAATAATCTTTACAAAAGGTGGCAAATTTGAAAAAATCTTGCATCTATCCAGGTACCTTTGACCCGATCACAAACGGCCATTTAGACGTCATCATAAGGGCTACAAAAATTTTTGACAAAGTGATAGTCGCAGTTGCAAAAAGTGACAGCAAACAGCCGATGTTTGCACAAGAAAAGCGCATAGAGATGGCAAAAGAGGCAGTTTGTGAGCTAAAAAATGTAAGCGTTCTTGGCTTTGATAACTTGCTTGTTGATTTTGCTAAATCGCACGGCATAAACACCGTCATCAGGGGCCTTCGCGCAGTTAGCGACTTTGAGTATGAGCTACAAATAGGCTATGCAAACGCTGCACTTTGGGATGAATTTGAGACAGTTTATCTTATGCCAAGCTTAAATAACGCCTTTATCTCAAGCTCCATCGTTCGCTCAGTCTTGCGCCACGACGGCGATGTGAGCAACCTAGTGCCAGCAAAAATTCTAAAAAATTTAAAGGCGTAAAATGTATGTTTTGT
It encodes:
- the flgA gene encoding flagellar basal body P-ring formation chaperone FlgA, whose product is SSGVEHNLAKVGVASSNLVSRSIFFMLIFLFSTKLFANEVNIYPMYCVLNDQISLSTFGFEGEDNEILNLEGKRAAKIDSKKLYEILTANFKTYKDKSGGSVAFVKNCSIMDEIQMQFLRSISDEYPGISISDLSISPQNKLPANFKELVLKNIFLGDQNSQKGTFRASFEDVDLSLKSIYFKFSFNAKMPAFIAINSMNTNHILSLLDYQPTMIEFGKWPKDALSSSNSLALITKVQIKSGEILTKRQFNAISLVKKGQMLNAVLSEDGVKIIAEVKALEDGNLGDMIKIRTKDNKILQATVSGKDEAVIR
- a CDS encoding UbiX family flavin prenyltransferase; the protein is MKKIVFAATGASGAGLFLKLVKAAKDSCEAHVIVSKNALKVLEAEENLKLNLNDLGVKIYDDQDLSAGPASGSFGTDAMIIAPCSTNTLAKIANGISDTLITRTASVALKERQRLVLGVREMPFSTITLSQMQLLSSLGAIIAPPVLGYYAGIKSLHDMENFIIGKWLDALKIENNLYKRWQI
- the coaD gene encoding pantetheine-phosphate adenylyltransferase produces the protein MKKSCIYPGTFDPITNGHLDVIIRATKIFDKVIVAVAKSDSKQPMFAQEKRIEMAKEAVCELKNVSVLGFDNLLVDFAKSHGINTVIRGLRAVSDFEYELQIGYANAALWDEFETVYLMPSLNNAFISSSIVRSVLRHDGDVSNLVPAKILKNLKA